In Flammeovirgaceae bacterium 311, one DNA window encodes the following:
- a CDS encoding hypothetical protein (COG3246 Uncharacterized conserved protein), with protein MIQIALNGNRSAAQVPKSTAEIVQAAVSAVQAGAESIHFHVRGDKGRETLAAAWVEEQVSKLKQSLGSIPIGISTGAWIEPDLDARLALIESWRVLPDFVSINFDEMGYEQVARLVASKGIEVEAGLSKLASAQNFVNSSLDVKFLRILIEPQENTTESAVRTVQAIEALLKDCGNRLPVLLHGVDNTCWELLRLAFEKGYATRIGFEDTLLLPDGQPANSNAELLKEAKKLKTEMQIN; from the coding sequence ATGATACAAATTGCTTTAAATGGAAACAGAAGCGCAGCGCAGGTGCCGAAATCCACTGCAGAGATCGTTCAGGCGGCAGTATCTGCCGTGCAGGCAGGTGCCGAAAGTATTCATTTTCATGTGAGAGGGGATAAAGGCCGGGAGACGCTGGCGGCAGCATGGGTAGAGGAACAGGTTAGCAAACTGAAACAAAGCTTAGGCAGCATACCCATTGGAATCAGTACAGGTGCATGGATCGAGCCTGATCTTGATGCACGCCTGGCCCTTATAGAATCCTGGCGTGTGCTGCCCGACTTTGTATCTATCAATTTCGATGAAATGGGCTATGAGCAGGTTGCAAGGCTGGTGGCATCAAAAGGCATTGAGGTAGAAGCTGGCCTGAGTAAGCTGGCCTCTGCCCAAAACTTCGTTAACAGCAGCCTGGATGTTAAATTTTTAAGAATACTCATTGAGCCGCAGGAAAACACGACCGAATCAGCAGTCAGGACAGTTCAGGCCATAGAAGCATTGCTGAAAGACTGCGGGAATAGATTGCCTGTGTTACTGCACGGAGTGGATAATACCTGCTGGGAGCTGCTGCGCCTGGCTTTTGAAAAAGGCTATGCTACCAGAATAGGATTTGAAGATACGCTGCTGCTCCCGGACGGACAACCGGCAAATAGTAATGCAGAGCTGTTGAAAGAAGCAAAGAAATTAAAAACGGAGATGCAAATCAACTAA
- a CDS encoding kynurenine formamidase (COG1878 Predicted metal-dependent hydrolase), with translation MFEIIDLSQEIFSGMPVYKGLPEVTITVHSSHEEWEGITDAATVSPSVNKLELGEHTGTHVDALSHMTRQNRGQSIDTMPLSMFYTEGICIDFSHKTFRELIEPSEIEEACATAGLQIREGDTVLIYTDHYRKAFGGDNWRNGPGISAAAARWLGGRGVAAFGVETMSPGVSGLSNKEVHHICGELGFTHYENMINLHLLIGRGRFRFIGLPLKIRGGTGSPVRAIAVFEG, from the coding sequence ATGTTTGAGATCATAGACCTAAGCCAGGAAATTTTTTCAGGAATGCCTGTTTATAAAGGGCTTCCGGAAGTAACAATCACCGTGCACAGCTCACACGAAGAATGGGAGGGTATTACAGATGCTGCTACTGTTTCGCCCAGCGTGAATAAACTGGAGCTGGGGGAGCATACCGGAACACATGTAGATGCACTAAGCCACATGACCCGCCAGAACAGGGGGCAATCAATTGATACCATGCCTCTTTCTATGTTCTATACAGAAGGGATTTGTATAGACTTCTCACATAAGACATTCAGAGAGCTGATTGAGCCATCTGAAATAGAAGAAGCCTGTGCGACAGCGGGCCTCCAGATCAGGGAGGGTGATACCGTTCTAATATATACTGATCATTATAGAAAAGCTTTTGGGGGAGATAATTGGCGTAATGGCCCGGGTATTAGTGCTGCTGCTGCTCGCTGGTTAGGCGGACGTGGAGTTGCTGCTTTTGGCGTGGAGACTATGTCGCCCGGTGTTTCCGGTCTTAGCAACAAAGAAGTGCACCACATTTGCGGAGAGCTTGGATTTACCCATTATGAAAACATGATCAATTTACATCTCTTAATTGGCCGCGGGCGCTTTCGCTTTATTGGTCTTCCCCTGAAAATCCGGGGAGGAACGGGTTCTCCGGTAAGAGCAATTGCTGTGTTCGAAGGTTGA
- a CDS encoding outer membrane receptor protein (COG1629 Outer membrane receptor proteins, mostly Fe transport), with translation MTPFFQLSIKLSLLLLLNLLLMPFEGQAQSTSSSAVQGKLIDGASQPLPFANVVLFKEQELVTGVVSANDGSFSLPIQQTGSYTIRITAIGFTDHTLPVFRVGQLPYTKDLGVISMQEAVEQLNAVEVVAAKSTIMVEADKLVVDVESSPLATGGTALDVISRSPGVLVDSDGNISLNGRQGTTVMIDGKPTYLSAAELQQFLADLPAEGVKSIELISNPSARYDAQGTGGIINIRLKKNSMRGTFGSLSAGSEYNSRLSSFGGASLNHKQGIWSGMSSLDYRSNQRDIEHILYRRIERSEGTTIIDQHTNRYYHTNSLSARAALDYELKQKHSIGISGKWNQNWADRTSLARADVLSTTADDFSYAAQEATDRPFRQRGLNLHYMGTLDSLGSTFGLDADYTQVAFNNISQFSNHFFAGVSSNRPDEYFNSTNPVQFNIYSLKADYNKNYSNGTKWEAGIKGSHVLSDNNFRVWAAPGSQLPGGIDRSNLFQYEESILAGYLMGHYKLSRSFKAQTGLRAEQTLAEGYSINLEQKTPRRYLDFFPSIVLSQQVDSNYQITYSYSRRINRPSYGSLNPYVLYIDPYTSIQGNPMLQPEYSHMFELNQILHQDYQLSLNYTLKDDHIIQVPFQDAETKSTTFRLVNLNKSHQTTLRMLAPLKIARWWTVNNTGVLSYSVYKASLEGYAVDNSRLSGYLQSQHKLTLPKGFSVEVNGTYFYLKGLPFMVNLKTFFEKQELEIVPLEENIEKLKISRNQIDILEETGLLKISNSKDKDDLLRLAIGVKNLVSLALGKTITFDRFSFNFQSKSEKVEKRTVKNTNHGRQIIPEFELEKYLEETLPVWFSMNEEQQDRYYIIIDYLNQSCSGFIEDRALRIAQAWESLTDFLKIEGAIAKPLLDLKKEITKVYAEWRKKAGNKEFDNNGELGSKITSAINQEKLLSKLKNLADQEELNCDKINLDFRALKSLRDKVAHTGRFDLKGVEALNILEPAILGLQIILLQRFNYSGKIIYYPNNWKTVEDISTFKS, from the coding sequence ATGACACCTTTTTTTCAGCTTTCCATTAAATTAAGTCTGCTCTTACTTTTAAACTTACTGCTCATGCCTTTTGAAGGGCAGGCACAAAGCACCTCCTCTTCCGCTGTGCAGGGCAAACTAATTGATGGCGCCTCACAACCGCTGCCTTTTGCCAATGTAGTTCTGTTTAAAGAACAGGAGCTGGTAACAGGTGTCGTCAGCGCAAATGATGGATCTTTCTCTCTGCCCATTCAGCAAACCGGCAGCTACACCATACGAATTACCGCCATTGGCTTTACCGATCATACGCTGCCAGTTTTTAGGGTAGGACAGCTGCCCTATACCAAAGATTTGGGTGTGATCAGCATGCAGGAGGCGGTGGAGCAGCTTAATGCGGTAGAGGTAGTGGCCGCTAAATCAACCATCATGGTAGAAGCCGATAAGCTGGTGGTAGATGTGGAAAGCTCGCCTCTGGCTACAGGCGGTACTGCCCTGGACGTGATCAGCCGTTCGCCTGGTGTGCTGGTAGATTCAGATGGAAATATTTCTCTGAATGGCCGCCAGGGCACTACGGTAATGATCGATGGTAAGCCAACCTATCTCTCTGCCGCTGAGCTGCAGCAGTTTCTGGCAGACCTGCCGGCAGAGGGTGTCAAGAGTATTGAGCTAATCAGCAACCCTTCTGCCCGCTATGATGCGCAGGGAACCGGCGGGATCATTAACATCAGGCTGAAGAAAAACAGCATGCGCGGTACCTTTGGCAGCCTTAGTGCAGGCAGCGAATACAACAGCAGGCTTTCTTCCTTTGGCGGCGCAAGCCTGAACCATAAGCAGGGAATTTGGTCGGGCATGAGCAGCCTGGATTACCGCAGCAACCAGCGTGATATTGAGCACATCCTCTACCGCCGCATTGAAAGGAGCGAGGGCACTACGATAATCGACCAGCACACCAACCGCTACTACCATACCAACTCTCTCTCCGCCAGAGCAGCCCTGGATTATGAACTAAAGCAAAAACACAGCATTGGCATCAGCGGGAAATGGAATCAAAACTGGGCCGACCGGACCTCCTTAGCCCGGGCAGATGTGCTCTCCACAACCGCAGATGATTTTAGCTACGCCGCACAGGAGGCTACCGACAGACCTTTCAGGCAGCGGGGGCTCAACCTGCACTACATGGGTACCTTAGATAGCCTGGGCAGCACTTTTGGCCTGGATGCCGATTATACCCAGGTTGCCTTCAACAACATCAGCCAGTTTAGCAACCACTTTTTTGCAGGGGTGAGCAGCAACAGACCCGATGAATACTTCAATTCTACCAATCCGGTGCAGTTTAATATTTACTCCCTGAAGGCAGACTACAATAAAAATTACAGCAATGGCACAAAGTGGGAGGCAGGCATCAAAGGCAGCCATGTGCTGAGCGACAATAACTTCAGGGTATGGGCGGCTCCCGGCAGCCAGCTCCCCGGTGGTATAGACAGGAGCAACCTTTTCCAGTACGAAGAATCTATTTTAGCAGGCTACCTGATGGGACATTACAAACTTAGCAGAAGCTTTAAGGCACAGACAGGCCTGCGGGCTGAACAAACACTTGCAGAGGGCTATTCCATAAACCTGGAGCAGAAAACGCCCCGCCGTTACCTGGATTTCTTTCCCAGTATAGTACTTAGTCAGCAGGTCGACAGCAACTACCAAATCACTTACAGTTACAGTCGCCGCATCAACAGGCCTTCGTATGGCAGCCTCAATCCTTACGTGCTGTACATCGATCCGTACACCTCCATTCAGGGCAACCCTATGCTCCAGCCAGAATATTCGCATATGTTTGAGCTTAACCAGATCCTGCACCAGGATTATCAGCTAAGTCTTAACTATACACTTAAAGATGATCACATCATTCAGGTGCCTTTTCAGGATGCCGAAACCAAGTCTACCACCTTCAGGCTGGTGAACCTCAATAAAAGCCACCAGACCACTTTAAGAATGCTGGCACCTCTTAAAATTGCCCGCTGGTGGACAGTCAACAACACGGGTGTACTTTCCTATAGTGTGTACAAAGCTTCGCTGGAGGGCTATGCAGTAGACAACAGCAGGCTAAGCGGCTATCTGCAGTCGCAGCACAAGCTAACTCTGCCCAAGGGCTTTAGTGTAGAGGTAAATGGTACATATTTTTATTTAAAAGGGTTGCCATTTATGGTTAATCTGAAAACCTTTTTTGAGAAACAGGAGCTTGAAATTGTACCTCTTGAAGAAAATATTGAGAAACTCAAAATCTCAAGAAATCAAATTGATATACTGGAAGAAACTGGGCTATTAAAAATTTCAAATTCAAAGGATAAAGATGACCTATTAAGATTAGCAATTGGAGTAAAAAATCTAGTTTCGTTGGCTTTAGGTAAAACGATAACTTTTGACCGCTTTTCTTTTAATTTTCAGAGTAAGTCAGAAAAGGTAGAGAAGCGAACGGTAAAGAACACAAATCATGGAAGACAAATAATTCCAGAGTTTGAATTGGAAAAATACCTAGAAGAAACCTTACCTGTTTGGTTTAGTATGAATGAGGAGCAGCAGGATAGGTATTATATTATTATAGATTACCTGAACCAATCTTGTAGTGGGTTCATAGAGGATAGAGCCTTAAGAATTGCCCAAGCTTGGGAGTCGCTTACAGATTTCTTAAAAATTGAAGGGGCTATTGCCAAACCGCTTCTAGATTTAAAAAAGGAAATTACAAAAGTTTATGCTGAGTGGAGAAAAAAGGCTGGCAACAAAGAATTTGACAATAATGGTGAATTAGGAAGCAAAATCACAAGTGCAATCAACCAAGAGAAACTTTTATCAAAATTAAAGAATCTTGCAGACCAAGAAGAGTTAAATTGTGACAAAATTAACCTGGATTTTAGAGCTTTAAAAAGCTTGAGAGATAAAGTCGCTCACACGGGTAGATTCGATTTAAAAGGGGTTGAGGCGTTGAATATTTTAGAGCCAGCAATTCTTGGATTGCAAATAATTTTATTGCAGAGATTCAATTATTCAGGCAAAATAATATACTATCCAAATAATTGGAAAACTGTTGAAGATATCTCAACTTTTAAAAGTTAA
- a CDS encoding signal transduction histidine kinase LytS (COG3275 Putative regulator of cell autolysis) gives MQPLTPPLFLMKKVVPFLGVFTAILGLFLYLLYSLGGRLSLFTALSAKAGWVLLTAAASSVVVLLAYEGLIRRIAWRHFPGLRFALSWLLLWATGIGAVWLLSVVLQEVIMTTGLYQPDNLKVFRLTGAIVSLLMSLLFTLIDFSWYAYYRYAAETLARTQAHRRQKELQFDVLRAQLTPHYLFNSLNTASNLISYDSAGAEIYLRKLAHNIQYLMAKPNEVLSSLQQELEVVDSFFHLMQVRFGDRIKLEKQVEPKCLQHKIPTLALQLLVENALKHNVASTNTPVLIKIRADSEGIAVENNITRPPQDLKSGKVGLRNLQERYQHLSAKNPVVAQSAESFKVQLPYISHRKKEAYV, from the coding sequence ATGCAGCCCCTAACGCCTCCCCTCTTTCTCATGAAAAAAGTTGTGCCTTTTCTGGGCGTATTTACAGCCATCCTGGGACTCTTTCTGTACCTGCTCTACAGCCTGGGCGGCAGGCTAAGCCTTTTCACTGCCCTCTCGGCAAAGGCAGGCTGGGTATTACTTACAGCGGCAGCCAGCAGTGTGGTGGTGCTGCTTGCCTATGAGGGACTGATCAGGCGTATTGCCTGGCGGCATTTTCCGGGACTGCGCTTTGCGCTATCCTGGCTGCTGCTTTGGGCTACCGGCATCGGTGCTGTATGGCTGCTTAGTGTGGTGCTGCAGGAGGTGATAATGACGACCGGCCTCTACCAGCCCGATAACCTGAAGGTCTTTCGCTTAACGGGCGCTATTGTCAGCCTGCTCATGAGCCTGCTGTTTACGCTCATTGACTTCTCCTGGTATGCCTATTACCGCTATGCGGCAGAAACCCTTGCCCGCACACAAGCCCACCGCCGCCAGAAAGAGCTGCAGTTTGATGTACTGCGGGCACAGCTAACTCCCCATTACCTGTTCAACTCCCTCAACACCGCCTCCAACCTAATCAGCTACGACAGTGCCGGTGCCGAAATCTACCTGCGGAAGCTGGCCCATAACATTCAGTACCTGATGGCCAAACCCAATGAAGTATTGAGCAGCCTGCAGCAGGAGCTGGAAGTGGTAGACAGCTTTTTTCACCTCATGCAGGTGCGCTTTGGCGACAGGATTAAACTGGAGAAACAGGTTGAGCCCAAATGCCTGCAGCATAAGATCCCCACCCTTGCCCTGCAGCTCCTGGTAGAAAATGCCCTCAAACACAATGTGGCCAGCACTAACACGCCTGTGCTGATCAAAATTCGGGCCGACAGCGAAGGGATAGCGGTCGAAAACAATATAACGCGCCCTCCACAGGATCTTAAATCTGGTAAGGTGGGCCTGCGTAACCTGCAGGAACGTTACCAGCATCTGTCTGCCAAAAATCCAGTAGTGGCGCAGAGCGCCGAAAGTTTTAAAGTGCAGCTGCCCTACATTTCCCACAGAAAAAAGGAGGCCTATGTATAG
- a CDS encoding signal transduction histidine kinase LytS (COG2972 Predicted signal transduction protein with a C-terminal ATPase domain), whose translation MYSNPATRPLFRLLAPLAFGAIAYLLVLLAFDTHSRVLENFFNEELLVCIGMSYAVLEANRLLAVSFAKVRRHFWTKSGLKVVLALLLTAVITSGLLILYFRYRLDMHYILSFYTELKVFNFIFLFIALLYQSYFLGFVWLHHQYQLKFSAEEEKSLELEQQIYQFCYTIHPDFLFAGLEHVILKIREEQTGAADAGITLLAELYHYFLRRQEELVPLQDELAVIHKLHSLLSQSGKWLQLKTDVQDPESLVVPGSLVRLTEAIAQSQLSSFAAPLVIRIEQQAEGLRICFKPNFSLVHQHMLEDILKVLDQQYAWLTGKALHWTPVLKQEAPLELLSTSVLDENSALETQLSSAEYYQITIPSLNLQPYESNHH comes from the coding sequence ATGTATAGCAACCCTGCCACCCGCCCTTTATTCAGGCTGCTGGCGCCCCTGGCCTTTGGCGCTATTGCTTACCTGCTGGTTCTGCTGGCTTTTGACACCCACAGCCGCGTGCTTGAAAACTTCTTTAACGAAGAGCTGCTCGTTTGCATTGGCATGAGCTATGCAGTACTGGAGGCCAACCGTCTGCTGGCCGTTAGTTTTGCAAAGGTCCGCAGGCACTTCTGGACAAAAAGCGGACTAAAAGTGGTACTGGCCCTGCTCCTGACGGCCGTAATTACCAGTGGCCTGCTGATCCTGTACTTTCGCTACCGCCTGGATATGCACTATATCCTTAGCTTTTATACCGAGCTAAAGGTGTTCAATTTTATCTTTCTGTTTATTGCCCTGCTCTACCAGAGCTACTTTCTGGGCTTTGTGTGGCTGCATCACCAGTACCAGCTAAAGTTCTCTGCCGAAGAAGAAAAGAGCCTGGAGCTGGAGCAGCAGATCTACCAGTTTTGCTACACCATTCACCCCGACTTTTTGTTTGCCGGCCTGGAACACGTGATCCTGAAAATACGCGAAGAGCAAACCGGGGCTGCCGATGCCGGTATCACGCTGCTGGCAGAACTGTACCATTATTTTCTGCGCAGGCAGGAGGAGCTGGTGCCCCTGCAGGATGAACTTGCCGTTATCCATAAGCTTCACAGCTTATTATCACAATCGGGAAAGTGGCTGCAGCTGAAAACGGATGTGCAGGATCCGGAAAGCCTGGTAGTGCCCGGAAGCCTGGTGCGGTTAACAGAAGCCATTGCCCAATCGCAGCTAAGCTCTTTTGCTGCCCCGCTGGTAATCCGCATCGAGCAGCAGGCAGAGGGACTAAGGATCTGCTTTAAACCAAACTTTTCACTTGTACATCAGCATATGCTGGAAGATATTCTTAAGGTCCTTGACCAGCAGTATGCCTGGCTAACAGGCAAAGCCCTCCATTGGACACCTGTGCTAAAGCAGGAGGCGCCCCTAGAGTTGCTAAGTACATCTGTACTAGATGAAAATTCTGCTCTGGAAACGCAGCTATCTTCCGCTGAGTATTACCAGATCACCATCCCTTCCCTTAACCTACAGCCCTATGAAAGTAATCATCATTGA
- a CDS encoding two component transcriptional regulator, lyttr family protein (COG3279 Response regulator of the LytR/AlgR family): protein MKVIIIEDERPAYEKLVHFLKRYSEQNEIIGAAQSVQEAVDLLQQKGQQADLLLMDIQLADGLSFAALDQVPLKKPVIFITAYNQYALEAFRANGIDYLLKPLTYEAFSASIDKLKQLSGTFSHPLQSIQDIYKKLSKPQYKERFMVKIGDHIHSVPTDQIQLFYAEGRNTYLVNSAGRRMITDYKLETIEEMISPEQFFRVNRSYIMSLSAIKDVLVYSNSRLKINPSFDFKEEIIVSREKVASFKEWFGGGI, encoded by the coding sequence ATGAAAGTAATCATCATTGAAGATGAGCGTCCGGCATACGAGAAGCTGGTGCATTTTTTAAAGCGGTACAGCGAGCAGAATGAAATAATTGGCGCTGCTCAAAGTGTACAGGAGGCGGTAGATCTGCTGCAGCAAAAGGGCCAGCAGGCCGATCTGTTACTCATGGACATCCAACTGGCCGACGGCCTCTCATTTGCTGCCCTGGACCAGGTGCCACTAAAGAAACCCGTGATCTTTATCACGGCCTATAACCAGTATGCCCTGGAGGCTTTCAGGGCCAATGGCATCGATTACCTGTTAAAGCCCCTCACCTACGAAGCCTTCTCGGCAAGCATTGATAAGCTAAAGCAGCTTAGCGGTACCTTCTCCCATCCGCTGCAATCCATCCAGGATATTTACAAGAAGCTAAGCAAGCCGCAGTACAAGGAAAGGTTTATGGTGAAGATCGGCGATCATATCCATTCGGTGCCCACAGACCAGATACAGCTGTTTTATGCCGAAGGCCGCAATACCTACCTGGTAAACAGCGCCGGCCGCCGCATGATTACAGACTATAAACTGGAGACGATAGAAGAGATGATCTCTCCCGAGCAGTTCTTCCGGGTTAACCGGAGTTACATCATGAGCCTGTCGGCTATCAAAGATGTACTGGTGTATTCCAACAGCCGCCTCAAGATCAATCCTTCCTTTGATTTTAAGGAAGAGATTATTGTAAGCCGCGAAAAAGTAGCCTCTTTCAAAGAGTGGTTTGGCGGGGGTATTTAA
- a CDS encoding Na+/H+ antiporter NhaA (COG3004 Na+/H+ antiporter), protein MPTPTRKILRRVIVTPFQRFLQTESSGGILLIFFTAIALLWANSAWSESYFDLWNTKVGLAWGDWSLIKYLILWVNDGLMAIFFFLVGLEIKREVMVGELSSMRKASLPIFAAIGGMVFPAGLFLLLQSGKPGAEGWGIPMATDIAFSLGILSLLGSRVPLSMKIFLTAFAIVDDIGAVLVIAIFYSGDIHLTELYIALGLFLVLIAFNIFNVRKKTLYMVVGVIIWYFFLKSGLHPTIAGIMVAFTVPITSRIRAKDFIEEVENGLVLFKEFEDDPNDHLLSYEQLSSAEAVRTAAKNVEPPLQKLEHTLHGFVAYFVLPVFALANAGVALGGAGDALSSALTINIALGLVVGKTLGIGLLSWLGVRFGLASLPTGSTWVQLFALALLGGVGFTMALFIANLAFTDADLLNQAKTGILIGSTIAGIGGFIILRMTLPPVPEAAADESMEGMH, encoded by the coding sequence ATGCCAACACCTACAAGAAAAATTCTCCGAAGAGTAATTGTTACGCCTTTTCAGCGCTTTTTACAGACAGAGTCCTCTGGTGGTATTTTACTGATTTTTTTCACAGCCATTGCCCTGCTATGGGCAAACTCTGCCTGGAGCGAAAGCTATTTTGACCTGTGGAACACCAAAGTAGGACTGGCCTGGGGCGACTGGTCACTGATCAAATACCTGATTCTATGGGTGAACGATGGCCTCATGGCTATATTCTTTTTCCTGGTGGGCCTGGAAATTAAGCGGGAGGTAATGGTAGGCGAACTTTCATCGATGCGAAAAGCCTCTCTGCCTATATTTGCTGCCATTGGGGGTATGGTGTTTCCTGCAGGGCTTTTTTTGCTGCTACAGTCCGGTAAGCCTGGTGCCGAGGGCTGGGGTATTCCCATGGCAACCGACATTGCCTTTTCGCTGGGTATTTTAAGCCTTTTGGGCAGCCGCGTTCCCCTAAGCATGAAGATTTTCCTGACGGCTTTTGCGATTGTTGATGATATTGGTGCCGTGCTGGTGATTGCCATCTTCTACAGCGGCGATATACATTTAACTGAACTCTACATAGCCCTTGGCCTCTTTCTGGTACTGATCGCTTTTAACATCTTTAACGTTCGCAAAAAAACACTCTACATGGTTGTAGGGGTTATTATCTGGTATTTCTTTCTTAAATCTGGCCTGCACCCTACCATTGCAGGTATCATGGTGGCTTTTACAGTACCCATTACTTCCAGAATAAGGGCAAAAGATTTTATAGAGGAAGTAGAAAATGGTCTTGTGTTGTTCAAGGAATTTGAAGATGATCCCAATGACCATTTGCTATCTTACGAACAGCTCTCTTCTGCAGAAGCGGTAAGAACTGCGGCCAAAAACGTTGAACCTCCCTTACAAAAGCTCGAACATACACTGCATGGATTTGTGGCTTATTTTGTTTTGCCTGTGTTTGCCCTGGCCAATGCTGGTGTAGCTTTGGGTGGCGCCGGCGATGCCCTCAGCAGTGCCCTTACCATAAACATTGCCCTTGGCCTGGTAGTGGGCAAAACCCTGGGCATAGGCCTGCTCTCCTGGCTGGGTGTGCGTTTTGGGCTTGCCAGCCTTCCCACAGGATCCACCTGGGTACAATTATTTGCCCTGGCACTTTTAGGAGGTGTTGGCTTTACCATGGCCCTGTTCATAGCCAACCTTGCTTTCACTGATGCGGATCTGCTGAATCAGGCAAAAACAGGTATCTTGATTGGTTCTACCATTGCCGGCATAGGTGGGTTTATTATCCTGCGCATGACGTTGCCACCCGTACCGGAGGCGGCAGCCGACGAATCAATGGAAGGTATGCATTGA